The Frondihabitans peucedani DNA window GCCGTCCTGCGTCCAGTGCACCGCCACCTACCGCGCGCTCGACAACAAGGGCATCGAGTACGAGGTCTTCGACGTCTCCGTCGACGAGAAGGCCCTCGAGACCGTCAAGGCCCTCGGCTACCTCCAGGCCCCCGTCGTCATCACCGACGAAGACCACTGGTCGGGCTTCCGCCCCGACAAGATCGCCGGCCTCGCCGCCGCGATCGCGTAGCACCTCCCGGAGCTCAGCCGTGACCCACCTGATCTACTTCTCGAGCGTCTCGGGCAACACCGCCCGATTCGTCGAGAAGGTCGGTGTGCCGGCCGAGCGCATCCCGCTCTTCCCGAGCGACGAGCCCCTTCTCGCACGCGACCCCTACGTCCTCGTCCTGCCCACCTACGGCGGCGGCGAGAGCGGGGGCGCCGTGCCGAAGCAGGTGATCCGGTTCCTCAACGACGAGGGCAACCGGTCGCTCATCCGAGGCGTGATCGCCACGGGCAACACCAACTTCGGAGAGGGCTACTGCCTGGCCGGCGACATCGTCGCGGCCAAGTGCCGGGTGCCCCTCCTCTACCGTGTCGAGGTCTTCGGCACGCCAGACGATGTCTCAGCAGTACAAGAAGGATTGGACCAATTTTGGACGCAGCAGTCGATGACCTCGAAGTGATCTCGGCTCCCGCTGGGCTCTCCGGCACCCAGGGGCTGGACTACCACGCGCTGAACGCGATGCTCAACCTCTACGGCCCGAACGGCGAGATCCAGTTCGACAAAGACCGTGAGGCTGCGAAGCAGTACTTCCTGCAGCACGTGAACCAGAACACGGTCTTCTTCCACAACCTCAAGGAGCGCCTCGACTACCTGGTCGAGAACGACTACTACGAGCAGGCGACGATCGACCTGTACGACTTCGCCTTCATCGAGAAGCTGAACGACCTGGCGTACTCGAAGAAGTTCCGCTTCCAGACCTTCCTCGGTGCGTTCAAGTACTACACCTCGTACACGCTCAAGACCTTCGACGGAAAGCGCTACCTCGAGCGCTTCGAAGACCGCGTCGTCATGACCGCCCTCGGCCTCGCCCAGGGCGACGAGAAGCTGGCCGTCGACCTCGTCGATGAGATCATCGCCGGCCGCTTCCAGCCGGCGACCCCGACCTTCCTCAACACGGCGAAGGCCCAGCGCGGCGAGCTCGTCTCGTGCTTCCTGCTGCGCATCGAAGACAACATGGAGTCGATCTCCCGCGGCATCAACTCGTCGCTGCAGCTGTCGAAGCGCGGCGGCGGCGTCGCCCTGTCGCTGTCGAACATCCGCGAGGCCGGCGCCCCGATCAAGCAGATCGAGAACCAGTCCTCGGGCATCATCCCCGTCATGAAGCTCCTCGAAGACAGCTTCAGCTACGCGAACCAGCTCGGCGCACGCCAGGGCGCGGGCGCTGTGTACCTCTCGGCGCACCACCCCGACATCCTGCGCTTCCTCGACACCAAGCGCGAGAACGCCGACGAGAAGATCCGCATCAAGACGCTGTCCCTCGGCGTCGTCGTGCCCGACATCACGTTCGAGCTGGCGAAGAAAGACGAGGACATGTACCTCTTCTCGCCGTACGACGTCGAGCGCGTCTACGGCATCCCCTTCGGCGACATCTCGATCAGCGACAAGTACCGCGAGATGGTCGACGACTCGCGCATCAAGAAGACCAAGATCAACGCCCGCGAGTTCTTCCAGACCATCGCCGAGATCCAGTTCGAGTCGGGCTACCCGTACATCGTGTTCGAGGACACGGTGAACAAGGCCAACCCCATCAAGGGCCGGATCAACATGTCGAACCTGTGCAGCGAGATCCTGCAGGTCAACACGCCGACCACGTTCAACGAAGACCTGTCGTACAACGAGATCGGCAAAGACATCTCGTGCAACCTCGGATCGATGAACATCGCCCTGGCGATGGACAGCGAGAACTTCGGCCGCACGGTCGAGACCGCGATCCGCGGCCTCACCGCGGTCAGCGACATGAGCCACATCTCGTCGGTCCGCTCCATCGAGGTCGGCAACGACTCGTCGCACGCCATCGGCCTCGGCCAGATGAACCTGCACGGCTACCTGGCGCGCGAGCACGTGCACTACGGCACCGAAGAGGCCATCGACTTCACGAACATCTACTTCTACACGGTGCTGTTCCACGCCCTGCGCGCCTCGAACGCGATCGCGATCGAGCGGAAGACGACCTTCGGCGGCTTCGAGGACTC harbors:
- the nrdH gene encoding glutaredoxin-like protein NrdH codes for the protein MAITVYTKPSCVQCTATYRALDNKGIEYEVFDVSVDEKALETVKALGYLQAPVVITDEDHWSGFRPDKIAGLAAAIA
- the nrdI gene encoding class Ib ribonucleoside-diphosphate reductase assembly flavoprotein NrdI — its product is MTHLIYFSSVSGNTARFVEKVGVPAERIPLFPSDEPLLARDPYVLVLPTYGGGESGGAVPKQVIRFLNDEGNRSLIRGVIATGNTNFGEGYCLAGDIVAAKCRVPLLYRVEVFGTPDDVSAVQEGLDQFWTQQSMTSK
- the nrdE gene encoding class 1b ribonucleoside-diphosphate reductase subunit alpha, coding for MISAPAGLSGTQGLDYHALNAMLNLYGPNGEIQFDKDREAAKQYFLQHVNQNTVFFHNLKERLDYLVENDYYEQATIDLYDFAFIEKLNDLAYSKKFRFQTFLGAFKYYTSYTLKTFDGKRYLERFEDRVVMTALGLAQGDEKLAVDLVDEIIAGRFQPATPTFLNTAKAQRGELVSCFLLRIEDNMESISRGINSSLQLSKRGGGVALSLSNIREAGAPIKQIENQSSGIIPVMKLLEDSFSYANQLGARQGAGAVYLSAHHPDILRFLDTKRENADEKIRIKTLSLGVVVPDITFELAKKDEDMYLFSPYDVERVYGIPFGDISISDKYREMVDDSRIKKTKINAREFFQTIAEIQFESGYPYIVFEDTVNKANPIKGRINMSNLCSEILQVNTPTTFNEDLSYNEIGKDISCNLGSMNIALAMDSENFGRTVETAIRGLTAVSDMSHISSVRSIEVGNDSSHAIGLGQMNLHGYLAREHVHYGTEEAIDFTNIYFYTVLFHALRASNAIAIERKTTFGGFEDSKYADGTFFDKYTEQEWVPQTARAASLFSDANVEIPTQDDWRALKASVMEHGLYNQNLQAVPPTGSISYINHSTSSIHPIASKIEIRKEGKLGRVYYPAPFMTNDNLEYYTDAYEIGPEKIIDTYAAATQHVDQGLSLTLFFKDTATTRDINKAQIYAWRKGIKTIYYIRLRQLALEGTEVDGCVSCML